DNA from Acidobacteriota bacterium:
GCTGGGAGTACCCCGGCTTGCCGCGTAACCTCAACTCTTCGAACCGCCGGATGCGGACCCGCATGTCCGGTGGTGTGGGAGGGGACGGCCGGGGCGAATCCCGGCCGCCTCTATCCCGATTCTCCCAAGTTTTTCAGCCGACGAATCAGCGGTAGAGCTGACCGCGGTGGCGGATCCAGCCGCCAGCGCGGCGGCCCCGGGGGTCGTGGTGGGTCCAATGGACCACGCCGCCGCGCTCGTTCCAGACGTAGTCACCGTGCACTACCACCCGGTCGCCGAGCTCGGCGGGTACCTTCGGGGCGAGGTCGATGTTGTGGCTGATCAGCAGGGTGTGACCGCCGTCCAGCTGCAGGATGAAGCGTTGGTGGCGGGAGCCTTGCAGATCGTCGGAGAGCAGCCGGATGATCTCTCCCTCCACCTCGACGGGCACCTCCTCGGCCTGCCGATGGAAGGCTTGGAGCACCGCCTCCTCGCCGGTACCGTGGTCGGGAGCGAGGCAGCCGACTTGGGGGATGAGCGCCCAGGCGCTGACGGCGAAGAGGAAGAGGCCTGCCAGCCAGCGAGGCGCCAGCAGCGGCGCGGTAGCGCTCCGCCGGCGCAAGGTCTTCAACCGCCGGCCTCGCGAATCATCTTGGCCAGGCGGTCCAGGCCTTCCGACACCACTTCCATTTCGGGGCCGAAGGAGAGGCGCACGTGCTGGTGGAAGCGGGAGCGGTGGCGGGCACGGCGCTGTCCCGGGTTGACGTCGAAGAAGACCCCCGGGACGCAGATCACTCGATGGTCCAGCGCGGCGCGGAAGAAGGACATACCGTCGGCCAGGCTAGGGGGGAGCCGGCGCAGGTTGACCCAGGTGTAGAAGGTGCCGTCGGGCGTGCGGTCGACCCCCAGACCCATTTCCCGCACCCTCTGCAGCATCAGCTCCCGCTTGGGCCAGAAGGCGGTTTGAATGGCCTCGGTCTCCTGCTGCACCCGGCTGGGCTCCAGCAACTCCACGGCGGCCCGCTGCAGGGGCTTGGAGCCACCGCCGTCGAGGAACGATCCGGCGCTGGCCATGGCCTCGATGACGCTTTTGGGCCCGACGCTCCAGGTCACCCGCCAGCCCGGGTAGCGCCAGTTCTTGGTCAAGCCGTCGAAGATCACCACCGGGTCCCGGTCCACGTCCTCGACGTGGCTGGCGGCGCTCAAGGTCGGGCTCTCGCCGGTCCAGATATAGCGGGAGTAGAACTCGTCGAGGAGCAGCGAGCAGTCCAGGGAGCGGGCCACCTCCACCCACGAGGCCATCTCATCCCCCGCCACCGCCTTACCGGTGGGGTTGCAGGGATTGGACAGCAGCACCGCCATCAGACCCCGGCCCATCACCTCCCGGCGCAGCTCCTCGGCGGAGAAGGCGTAGCCCTTGCTGTCGTCGAGGAGGATGGGGATGGGGGAGAAGAGGCGGAAAATATCCAGCAGCTCCTCGTAGGCGGTGTAGTCGGGGAGGAAGTGCCCCAGGTTGATATGACCCAAGGAGGCCGCGGCGCGGGTGAGGCTGGCGCGGCCGCCGCCGGAGATGCACACATTCTCGGCGCTGTAGCGGCTCCCCATGCCACGGCGGTAGGTCTGGTTATAGAGCTCCGCCACCGCCTCCCGCAGCTCCCACAGCCCCGCCACCGGAGCGTACTCCTGATCTTCGGGATCGATGGTCACCGCCTCGGCGCGGGGCGGCGAGCCGGGCAGCGGGCCGGTTTCCGGCTGTCCCTGGCCGAGATTGCACCATTCCCCCGGCGCCCCGGGAAAGCCCCGCCGCTGGGCCTCGGAGGTGACGTAGATGACCCCGGTGCGGGGTACCCGCCGAAAGGCGCCGATGCCCTCGACGGCAGCGGTTCGAGGGCTGGTCGAGGGTTTTGCCGAGGGCGGTGCGGAGGGTGTGGAGGGTGCGGTGGGATGTTGCATGGGGCGCTCCGGTAAATTCTCGATCCGTTGATCGCCGGGCTAGTTTAACTTCCCCCCGCCCCAAAAGCCGGCCGACTCAGCCCTGATCGAAGAGATGCCGAAGGATTTCTACCGCGTTGAGGGCGGAGCCGCGGGTGAGGTTGTCGGAGACGCTCCACAGGCGGTAGCCGCCGGCGTCGCGGCGCAGGCGGCCGATGAGCACGTCTTCCCGGGCCGCGGCGTCCACCGGGCTCAGCTCGTCGTCCCCCGCCCACTCCAAGTGGGGCGCGTCGGAGAGGGCGTCGCGGATCGCTTCCGTGCCCGGATCCTCGGTGAAGCCCAGGGCCAGGCTGAGGGCGCAGCCGTGGAAGAAGCCGCCCTGGAGGATTTCCACCGAGAGCTTCGGCGCTGAGTCCACCAGGGCCGTCACCAGCTCCGCCACCGGCGGCGCAGCATCCTCCGGGGGGAAGAGATTGAACGCCAGCTGGCGGCCGAAGACCTCCCGGGGCTGCTCACCGGCGAAGGCCAGGACCCGGCGGGTCTGCTCGAAGAGCTCGTCGAGGCCTTCCTGATCGCGCATGGACGCCGGCTGGATCACCGTCGCCGTCACCGCGCTCAGTCCTAGACCCGCCAACGGCTTCAAGATCAGCCCGAGGGCGACGGCGGCGGGGTGGGGGCTGAGCATCCGCTCGCCGCGCTGGGCGTCCTCCAGATTGATGCCGGCGACGATGGGGTTGCCGGCGGCGACCCCGGCGTCGGGGCTGAGCACCAGGGCGGTGGCGGCGGGGGGGAGCTGTTCCAGGGCGGGGGCGCAGGCGGCCCAGGGGCCGCAGAGGAGCACCACGTCGGCGCCTTCCAGGGAATCTCCCCGCA
Protein-coding regions in this window:
- a CDS encoding DUF3465 domain-containing protein, with amino-acid sequence MKTLRRRSATAPLLAPRWLAGLFLFAVSAWALIPQVGCLAPDHGTGEEAVLQAFHRQAEEVPVEVEGEIIRLLSDDLQGSRHQRFILQLDGGHTLLISHNIDLAPKVPAELGDRVVVHGDYVWNERGGVVHWTHHDPRGRRAGGWIRHRGQLYR
- a CDS encoding pyridoxal phosphate-dependent aminotransferase, with the translated sequence MQHPTAPSTPSAPPSAKPSTSPRTAAVEGIGAFRRVPRTGVIYVTSEAQRRGFPGAPGEWCNLGQGQPETGPLPGSPPRAEAVTIDPEDQEYAPVAGLWELREAVAELYNQTYRRGMGSRYSAENVCISGGGRASLTRAAASLGHINLGHFLPDYTAYEELLDIFRLFSPIPILLDDSKGYAFSAEELRREVMGRGLMAVLLSNPCNPTGKAVAGDEMASWVEVARSLDCSLLLDEFYSRYIWTGESPTLSAASHVEDVDRDPVVIFDGLTKNWRYPGWRVTWSVGPKSVIEAMASAGSFLDGGGSKPLQRAAVELLEPSRVQQETEAIQTAFWPKRELMLQRVREMGLGVDRTPDGTFYTWVNLRRLPPSLADGMSFFRAALDHRVICVPGVFFDVNPGQRRARHRSRFHQHVRLSFGPEMEVVSEGLDRLAKMIREAGG
- a CDS encoding Asd/ArgC dimerization domain-containing protein; translated protein: MTVLAMLHPTTLVGREIRETLENHRSLWSQLNLFSTNEAEVGTLVDVRGAAAMVQELRGDSLEGADVVLLCGPWAACAPALEQLPPAATALVLSPDAGVAAGNPIVAGINLEDAQRGERMLSPHPAAVALGLILKPLAGLGLSAVTATVIQPASMRDQEGLDELFEQTRRVLAFAGEQPREVFGRQLAFNLFPPEDAAPPVAELVTALVDSAPKLSVEILQGGFFHGCALSLALGFTEDPGTEAIRDALSDAPHLEWAGDDELSPVDAAAREDVLIGRLRRDAGGYRLWSVSDNLTRGSALNAVEILRHLFDQG